The Rhineura floridana isolate rRhiFlo1 chromosome 14, rRhiFlo1.hap2, whole genome shotgun sequence genomic sequence TTTGAATGTTTCCCCATGTTACAAACAAACTCCACCTTGCAAACAGAAAATCAGCATAATGGTTTGGCTAGAAGTATGTTCCTTGATATGCTGATTTTCCACATTGCAGGAAGTTTATCAATACACGTAAGCGTTCAAAGACACGATCCTCCGCCCACAGCCTGACATAGTATACAGTCCAGCTTACgatggcagggatggagaatctttggccctctagatattgttggactccaatgtccatcaatcccagccagcatggccaatggtcagggatgatgagagctgtagtccagcaacatctgcagctccaaaggtttccccatccctaggcTAATGTTTCTGCACATGAAGTCAACGGGTAAGGTCAGGCCTACTTGACCTCGGGGCTGCCTCATGTGATCTCAAGCATTGGATcatgggtgtggtcatccagagtctcagggggggtgtcttagaccccttacttttttgggagcagggtctcagcagagtccctatgtctccagcttcctatgagccaatcagcattaaaagggagtgtattagtcactgagaagagtcttctaacatgcttccttgtcctttcctgctgattgaagctaaTCAGACTGAAAGGAGAGAAGTgaaccactgagaagattcttctcagtagctaacacactcccctttcatgctgattggctcctagggacctctgtcattgtggaagaaggcatgcctgggaaggactgaggagtgtggagacggCAGCCAGCAAGCCAGCGAGTGAGGAGGCAGGGCTGTGAGGAGGCgtagcatgactatcatgaaaggaccctgcacttctggatttgccactacactcctgcATGGGATACAGCAACATCCTCCTTGTGGTTGTACTTTGAGGGGGAAGATTGGCAGTGAAAGGCCAGATGGGCATTTAGGGAAGTTTGCCTGCTCTTACAATCTGCTCACTGAGGAACCTTTGAGAAGCTTCTAGGGGAACctaccccaacctggtgccttccagatgatgcaactcccatcatccctgcccactggccatgctggcagaggctgacaCTGTCTGAAAACCACAGTTCTATTCAGCCAAAGGTTCCCACCAGCAAGGAAGGGGAGTACAGGTACCCCAGGTGCCATTCTGCCCTAGGTTGCAACTGCCTGGTGTGTTCAGCTGGCCGTTCATCCCTTAAAGAGGCACTGCATTAGCAATCTATCAATGGCACTAGTCATGATGGCAACATAGAACCACCATGTTCAAAGACAGTCTACCTCTGCATACCAGCTGTTGAGCAGCAATTGCAGAGGAGGGCTGTCGCCTTCAAGTCCTGATTGGGAACTTCCTACCAGCAATTGGGgtgcccactgtgagaaaagaggatgctgggtagatggacctttggtctgatctagaagACTGTTCTTAGATGGGTCTACCAGAAGCTATTTGCCATTAGAGGTAGggcagaacctccatgttcaggggcAGTGTGCTTGTGAATGTCAGGTACTGGAAACAGAAAAGGGGAGGGCTGTTGCCATCTAGCCTTGCTGGCGATATGCAATTGGCCACTATGAAAAAAACGGATGCTGCAACTGTTACCGCCTTCTGATCTGGCAGGATTTACATTCTTCTGACAGAGAAGCAAGACTATAAAAGTCACAGAAtcagggaatcatagaatagtggagctgaaagtggcctataagaccatcaagtccaatccctgtTCAGGAATTCAACTAAACCATAcatgacaggtggctgttcaactgcctcttgaatgcccccagtgttggagagctcaccacctccctagggaatgggttccattgtcataccgctttaacagttaggaaatttttcctgatgttcagccaaaatctggcttcatgtaacttgagcccattagtccgTGCCCTGCACTCGGGGATGATGAAGAAGAGAACCTGGCCCATGTTAATGGGGGTTGCCCTATCATTTTTGAAAGGGAGTCCCTGCTCTGCCTCTTTCTATCCCAGATAATTCCAAGAGCCTTACACAAAGCACGATGGGATGGCCGGTCTTGTACCAGAACCTGAAGTGGTGTTGGTCACTTGAAGGCACCGTCTGACCTTTGAGGTTTGATGTCAAGCAGAGTTCTGAGGAAGACGAGAGACAACTGGGTCAGAGGAAATGAAacagagggagggtgggtgcacaGCACAGCCAATGCACTTGTGCCAAAGCAGGAGTGGCCATTTTGCATATGCAATGCTTCATTCCGGCAACGCAGCCCAAAGATCGGCTTGCCACAAGTGGGGAAGCACAGCGAAGGAGACTAAGCAGCTGACCTTGTTGCAAAGACCTGGGGTTGTTTGGTTGTCTCCACAGGGTCAACGTGAGATGGTGTCAGTAGTGGCCCATCTCATATCTTGTGGGGAAACACTGGCTGGAGAGCACTTCCACATGAAAATTGGCCCCATATTAAAGAAAGAGGGTTTGGTCtaagatttattcatttattcatctgAATTGAGAATTGTTCGATGTGGGGAGAGTTTTCACAGGGAAGCGTTTCCAGATCCCACTGCGAAGCTTGAGACTGCACATGTTTCACCTGGATGCCATCAGGAAAGAGGGCGAGAACCAATGATGAGCAGCTAGCACTGGatcctcttcctttcttcctcttcGCTCACCATGTTATAGACCTGAGAAAATGCTGCAGCCGTGAGGGTTGTCACAGCAGCAACAAATGACAGCCTTGATGCCAGAGGCCCCAACAGCAAGAGAAAGGGGGATCCGAAGGTCCCCAAGCTTTTCTTCAACGTCTTTCCTTACCTAAAGGCGTGCGGTTTTGCCGAACCAGCTGCACCAGATCCTGCGAGGCTGTCGATGAAGAATGAAGAAATGTACCATGCCCGATTCTGTCAggtggcagacccaggagaagctTGGTCTCCTCTTCCTTGTTTGGGatctaaaagaaataaaaacgCTGCAAACACACACTAACCCATCTGTAGcataaaaatgtagtttttctcaatccagaatcaTTCAGGCTCATCTTgagcatgctgctttcaatctagattgattttaGATCCTGCCAACCGCAAGGGTGAATGTGGTCAcctgatatgtgtttgaaaaccctccccttgattaggtcaGCCATGCCTTTGCCTCCCTGCAACATGCCCCAGGTGTATGAAGAAGAAAGCAGTGGTTGCAGTCTTGGCATATGCCCATCCACAATGTCAATGGGCAGGAAGGGATGCATCCCTCATTGCCAGGACCACttgcatctgttttcaaatggacacattgcagggtaatgcagaatcaatctgcaatgagctttatttttaaaaaatgaaaccagtttgtcaagagcgcttttcaggggcaaaaaaataAGGAATCCATCTAGATTATACGCAGACTACATCAGAAAAACAAGTACTTAGCCCCCATTGATTACAGAACAAAATGCTTTGTGTAGGCAGCCACAGAGGGCCACAGTTCGTTCCACAGTTCGGCTACGCGGTGTCTGAAGAAGgcctttctttggtctgtcctgaatctcccaccggtggtggctggtgcccattgcgcATGGTAGGGCGGAATGCAGGGAGCCCGaacagtaagtggagccaaagccaatggcagACAGAGGAGCCAACTCTGGCTTTGCCTCCATCTTCCTTCCTGCTGAGTACTACAAGAGCACCACTGAGActtaggaggaggaagctggcacacagggtcaccccctggactggttgtaagtaagaagggagGCAGGTGGGTGGGATGGCTGAGGGGAGACTGAGGTTGGCAGGGCAAAGCCccagttgccctaatggaccagcctccacagtctcccaccattcagctacACGCACCTATGCATACAAAGCTAGCACACCCTGGCTCTGCAACCCAAGTGTAGGCCACACTGATGCACCAATGCTCTGCTTATAGGCAACAATAACCTGGCTTGAAAGCATCACTGTCCACATGGAACCCTACACaggacatgttttttaaaaaacaaaaacaaaatactccTGCTGTCACATGAAGCATTCCCACTGCAAAACCCTGTAGTAGCGCCTGAATCAGGGATTGTGTCAGCTTCACAATGTTACCTCAGAAAGATGCAACGCCAGCATCAGCCCGGAGTTTTTGGCTTCCAAGAGAGGTTCCAGAAAGTCCTTGCCATGTCCTGCCTTggaagattaaaaaaagaaaagaaacacaaatatagtttaagaaagaaaatatagatgAATAGAGAATGCTGACAccagactttgccaacctggtgccctctggctgTTTTGGATTGCTActgagctgtgctggctgggctgatgggagtagtagtccaaaatAACTGGAAGGCACCAAGGCTGGCAAAGTCTGTCTTAAAACACGATAAGGACATGTGACAGTTTTGGCGgtgacattttgttttatttaaacgaAAGCTTACAGTAGGGTCTCCACTGAGGTCTAAACCCACAACCACTCCATCAGTGGAAAGCAGGAAGTCTTTGGCCAATTTCACTGTTTCCTTGGCAACTGTTGGTCCTCCTCGTCTATCCACTGATAACAGAAAcctagaataaaaataaatacccaGATTTAACTATGCGAAGGACATAACGACAGCTGACAAAAGCAAGAGTGTAAAGGGCATACAAGCAAGTCTCATCCAAGGTCAGGCTagaccagtactgtctactctgacaggcagcatcTATCCAGGGTCTTAGGCAAAGAAGGGAAAGTCCTTCCCATCAGCTGCTACCTGAGCCTTTTCACTAGAGGTGcttctgggaactgaacctggggcctccttCATGCAGAATAGGTGCTTGATCAGTTGAGCTACGGTCCCGCTCCTATTTCAGGGGCAATTCTCATgctacttatttatttcatttatgatttGCTTCCCATGAAATATCCCAAAGGGATTTAACTCAAGCAACAGAAACTTATTTAAGTGCATGTTCAAGTCCAATATAGATACAGACTGCAAtaaaaatctctacttaaaaggcttgttggaagaggaaggtcttcaataggcactgaaaaagaTAAGaaacacctgtctgatatgtaaagagggatgggaaggaaattcaattcagtttgcatttacagccaaatttatcaaattttccctttctgaaactatatgagaatcgaaacacagccacccttcgaaattcacacatccaaattttccgatgccattctccaaccaaacaatgtttacaaaaatgcacatgtgaggggaaagtgtgcataaaaatgaatatatgagtgaaaataagcaACAAAGATGTATTATAtcaggaggaattgcttgcaaaaatgtgtactttagtcaaaactgcatataaaaatgggtGTGTTAGGGGAAatgcacaccaaaatgctgacgaattttcatgaggattttttttaaaaacacacacacacaaattactagagaaatgtggagaactgaatttaagagtggaaaaatgagaaactgagagaactgaaactgacagatccttccacccttaaatgggagggagttccaaagggtaacaGCGCCACACTAACGGCCCGACTCCAACATTGTATGGaccggacctcctgatgagacggCATCTGCACGAGGCCCTTTCCTGCATAGTGCAGCAACGTATATAAGGGGTCaggcaatcttttaggtatcctggtcccaggctgtagaGGGCTTTGAATACCAGTAACAGCACCATGaacctagcctggtagctaattggcagtccGTGAAATTCTTCCAACTGTGTGGTAGCGCAATGGCGATATTCTGTCCCAGTGAGCTGTCAAGCTGCTGCATTATTCCACAGTAAATCTCATTCGTTTTAGCAAGAATCATTTGGGAATAATTGATTTAAGGACAGCAGCACTAATATTTTCCTGAAAGCTTTGAATAAAAATTGCTCAGCTCACAAATGGGAGTGTAATGTAGGGACTGGActgtcttattattattattattattattattattattcctgcccttcctctcaaaagaagcccagggcaacaaCATCATATGGTGGCAGTAAATCTCTTTTCCTGCTAAAGGAACTAGCTATGAGAGGCTACTATTGTAGAAACGGCTAGGGAGACAGGAAGAACACTGAATGGGCTCTGGAGGGGATTCAGCACCACAACTGGTGGGTTTTAAAACACAGGGGCTTGGGCACATAACTTACCTAACTTCTATATCCAATCCATCTTCCTTGCATTGTCTTACACCCTCAAGTACAGCTTCTACATACATTCTTTTGGTCATACCTAGGAGGATAAGGTCTTTGTATTCATTTCAAGTATAAAGTATAATCCATATATTTACATAGATATGAATGATAccgtgattaacaaaacagaggtttaatTTATGTTGCAAAACATTTAGGTTTCCGCCTTTTTCACAGCAGCTTTGTTAATTACAGTatcatatatatattttcagtGATTACCTAAATCCCAAAAGGGATCCAGCGCAAGCTTGTGTGAAGTGCTGTTTCATGCTTTTTtcgtatgtgtgtgcgtgtggtatgtgtatataacacacacacacacaccccgagctATTCTAGTGTTTTGCTCCCTGGTTGCGTGCTGGAGTTTGggtgagctacagccattcccaaATCCATGTATCACTATTTGGATGACCCTGACCACACTGCTTTCTTTTCACATTGCCCAGATGTTGGGCTGGGCATTTGCCAAGCCAGGGTCACACTCGCTATTGCAGAAAGGTGCTGGAGCCAGCAGCCACAGAGTTTGAGAGATCCAGCCTGAAATGCAGCAGGCAGGAGGGTCAGTACTGCTAACCAGGAAAGGACAAAATGCGGGGCTATTTATACCCAAGCCTGGACAATCTAGTGGTTTCACAGCGCCAGCCAATCACGTGGGCCCACTGTGCCTAAAAGAAGATGCAGAGGTTTGCCCATGCACGCGTTCCAAACTCTCTctgtgtcttttatttatttccaatatttatagactgcttttTACCACAGATGGTCACAAAGCAATTTCCACAACCATCAATAATGCAATCTATCAGTCAAaatgtgtaaaacaaacaaaaaccactgGTATAAACATAAATTGAATCAATAGGCATAGTATAACTCActtagaatgcttttttaaacATTCAAGACAAATACCTATTTGACTGTTTGTCATAAAATGCATACAGGTAAGTGACAAATTAATTATACAGAACTGGTAAGTGCAACAGTAATAACCAAGATCTCCCCTCCCAACTCCACACCGAGTTCACCTGAGTGCACTGAAAGTTCGATCTTAATTACAATAGTCCTGAGGAATAAACTGATGTCATTAACAACATTCAGATTTGTTGCTTATCTATATGACTCTCTGACCCATAATTATGCTGATTTCTCTGAATGTCCTGGtccaaaattcatggaggataagatcatcaatggctactagttatgatggctcTATTCTACGTCCACTGTCAGTGGCAATCAGCTACTGAATACCAATTCCTAGGAATCAGAAGACGGCTTACGGGCTTCCCAAAGACGTCCAGtttggcactgtgagaacaggatgttggactagatgggcatttggcctcACCAGCAGGGGTCTTTTTAAGTTCTAAGATTCTTTCATGCCAGCATACTTTCAGTGGGATATTCATAACTTCAGTACcgctccctatatatgcatatatgtgtgcatgtgtgtgtatatgtatatatattatcttatgtattttaattgtattttatgtattttaatttattttaatgtttttgtgatttttattgtgtacaaatgTATTATGTACatgctcaattttattgtaagccactctgagtgccctattatagggtagaagggcgggatggaaatattttaaataaataaataactgtattAAATAAATGAGAGGGGAAAGTGAGAGCCAACCCCGCAAGGGCAGGGGTTAGGGGTGGGCATTTGGATGTTTCAGCATTCCAAAATGGATCTCTCCCTTCTTCAAGGTCCCAATTTTTGTAtcggggaggggggagtgagGAGAAAAAAAGAGCAATTCTTCTTGGAGACGAAGTTGGAAGGTAGGGGTGCTTAGTGGGAAGCAGCAGACAATTATAAAATACAAGGAAAAACAATTTGTCACCAGTGGTTTGCTCATCTCTGGGCGTGCTCCTTAGCTCCAGGTACTTGACTCCATCAGCAGCAAATTCCTGAACAACATCTTTGGTTACCTGAAATCATATCAGCATTTTAAGCTGAAATGATATCCACAGAGTGTTCCACAGTCgttttcaaagctttaaaaaaaaattaccaaaAAACTTCTCAAACTCACTCGTACCTGGTTCTATCAATCTATTTCCAAAAATAGTTCATCATCACTAAATATAAAGAATATTCAAAAAGATCTATATAATATAAAAATCTATGCTTCATATACAATTCATTTCACAATGttgtccattttaatttccacACAGTAAGTTATCTTCCAACTGTCTATTAAAGGACTCCATCCATTATTGACTATTAGAATTCGGCTGTCTACCATCTCATGGATTTTTAATCATTGCTCAGCTGCCAACCCTTATCTGACCACTCCCTACATGTAATTATGAATGCATTTCTTCAGTTCTTTgcaatgatcagctgatcatcagtatGGAAATAGGACACCAAAGTCAACCTCAAAAAAGGACTGGGAAGGGCCCAGTTCAAATCCTGCTCAGCCATTGGTGGCCTTTGGCCAGGGATAATCACCCAGTCTAACCTGAGTTATTACAAGGAGAAAATCTGAGTCAGGCAGGACGAGAGATGACTCTGTACAGCACTCTGGGTTCCttaaacacaacaacaacaagaaataaataatacacccagaaatacaaaacataaaacaaaacctGATTGGCCAGCAGTTGCTTCCTTTTCCTCTTTGCTATCCTGCAGCAAAAGGTTGATTCTCtcagaagcatgttaaaagagcaCACATTAAAAAGCTTTAATGAGTTTACCATTAATATGTCTTCAGTTCTATTGGTAACCTGATGGATGATCTCGAACATCTGAAAACATCTGCAGAAACAGAAGGTTAAAAAGAGAGTTAcaatgaaaatacattaaaaaaactaaaGACATAGCGACACATTCCTCAAATATTAGCTTTTTCCAATCGCATCATATCACTTTCATTTCAAATACATTTCTGCATATATTATGCAGGATTCACTCTGCACCCGTCCCCACATGCTGACActtctgagctcctactgggaggaagggcaggatataaatctaataaatagataataataaattaattaattaaatggtcACATTGAAAAGAACAGAAATGTATTTGCGgtggggccttcttggtggttgcTTCCCAGCTCTGGAATTCTCTTCTTCCTTTGCTGCTTCAACATAGAGGGaaaccaacatttatttattttagagaatttttattccactcttcagccaaaaaagactcccagagcagTTTATACATCATCactacagaaaaagaaaaaaagccttaCCTTCAGGTTTATAATAGAAAAAGCAACACAAAATGAAAATGGATTGGGATTGAATCTAAGTTCTTAGTGACAAGCTCTTCTAATGACTAGCTCAGATGGAAAAGTTCAGGGAAAGGAGGTGTCAAACGTTGCTGGTCTCTCAGTTGTGCCGAGAAAGTGGCCCTGCATCATTCCCTGTTGCAGCTGGATGCAGTCAGCTGAGAGTTGACAGAGGAGTCAATAATTATGCCggacatctgtgttggaattgcttgttaagatgttttgaaagctatttttgaaaaaaatcttttgttttaatatgtttttaaggatgttttgttgtaagatAAAGTctatctttatgatgttttagagtgcttttagcgcttttgtttgccgccctgggcttctactgggaggaaggctgggatatcaatctaataaataaataaataagtaagtaaaaaaTAATGCAATACAGAAGGAACAGGAGTGCCACTCAAAGGGTTTGGCAGAGAATGAGGGGGTGGGTATGCAAAATCAGGTCCATGCCCCATATTAAGGACAACTGCTCCAAAAACATGCAACTTTGTCCTAGCCAGGAGCTACAGCATGGGGACTTCTTGCCTGTAAAGCACACCACAGACCTGTCTGATCAACGAGTACAGAAAGACTGGGCTATATTTGGGGGTTTGGGCCTGGCAGATGGTGTAATGTTTACCTCATAACCTCCAGCACCATTCCTTTAAGGTCCACAGCTTAAGGCATACTCACTCTTCCAGGCTTCTCTTTTCCCCCTTGTCAATCATGGTCATTCCATAATGAACCTGAAGGTCTGGTTTCTGGGCCATCAATTTCTTCATGGTAGCAGAACTGATGGAGCCGTTCAAGTGGGCATGGAGTTCCTGAATGAGAAGCAAATCAGTGTTTACTTCCAAGGGTCACTTCCATCCCCAACATTTACACCTTTTCCCTAAAAGGCCTCTCTCTTCCTTTGGTAACCGTAAGCATTGTGTGTTTATTTCTAACTGCTGACATAAACCCAGGGGTGGAGACACTTTTCCAGCCTGAAGGCTCCATTCCTTTCCATGCAACCTTCCCTGGGCAATATGCCTGGTGATGGGTGGGTCGAGAAGTAAAAGTGAGTGGAGCGAAAAAGGTTGatttactctcccctcctctctatcctccaagcAAGCAGCATTCCTGGAGTTCAAGGGCccttttcagccaggcaaaagcacccaaGGAGAGTGGAaaggagggccagtgagaggGGGTGTCCAGGGGAGACCCCAAAGACCAGACAGAGAATCCTGCAGAGAGGCATTCAGGGCCGAAGGCTGAGATTCTCCCTCCCTGATGCAACCCATGACATCTTccaggttccttctcaaactgggtggaagtaacgagtggggtaccacagggcttggtcctaggcccagtgctcttcaacattttattaacgacttggatgaggaagtacagagcatgctAATCaagttgcagatgatacaaaattggggggcacagctaatacagaagacagaaaaaaaattcaaagggttcttgatagggtggagcattgggctgaaaacaacagaatgaaattcaacagggataagtgcaaagttctacacttaggaaaaagaaaccaaatgcacagttataagatgggggatacttggctcagcagtacgacatgtgagaaggatcttggaattgtcgttaatcacaagctgaatatgagccaacagtgtgatgtggctgcaaaaaaggcaaatactatattaggctacattaacagaagtatagattccaaatcgcatgaagtattagttcccctctattcaacactggttaggcctcatctggagtactgtgtccagttctggtctccacaattcaagaaggatgcagacaaactggaacaggttcagaggagggcaacaaagctgttcaggggactggaaacaaagccctatgaggagagactgaaagaactgggcatgtttagcctggagaagagaagactgaggggagataggatagcactcttcaagtacatgaaaggttgccacatagaggagggccgggatctcttctcgatcgtcgcagagtgcaggacacggaataatgggctcaagttgcagaaagccagatttcgactgaacatcaggaaaagcttcctaattgttagagccatacgacaatggaaccaattactagagaggtagtgggctctccgacactggaggccttcaagaggcagctggacagccatctgtcaggaatgctttgatttggattcctgcattgagcagggggttggacttcatggccttataggccccttccaactctactattctactattctatgattctatgaaattgtacaattctggtcacccTGCATCAAAAGGATATTgcaagagctggaaaaggtggagAAAACATTGGACCACCTTGCCAATGAAGAactgtaaaaaaagggggggtgcttttgatttattgatttttatttatgtattcattaaatttatatcctgccttttctcccagtaggagcacagggcagcaaacaaaaccactaaaaacatattttaaaaaacattctttaaaacaaaatctttaaaaacatttttttattaaaaaaaacagctttaaaaacatcttaaaaagcaattccaacacagacacagactgggataaagtgtcTACTctgaatgcaaatagcagcttgggAGGATTTTCATTGggagcagcagggtgggtgagTGGATGGGTGGAGAGAAGAGTTAAAACTCCCACACGCAATCCCAAACCtgaatgtcacacacacacacagctgatattttcatttctaaaagatggtccacccctggagcctaatggaatccactggattcctgaatgccctgggggagttcccagtagatagagtaggtgccctgttgaagcccttgtcacactgtgtcttggagctggctgtgagggcctgcacctggtgttgggccgaggagacagtaaactagggttgctgctggtgtatcgtccaccctgctgcctggcagtttctctgaccgagctgccagaggccgtctcggctgtggtgttggaggagatttcaatgtccatgctgaggctgcctctagtgttccggcttgggacttcatggcctccatgacgaccatggggctgtctcaagttcttactggcctgacacatagggc encodes the following:
- the ADAL gene encoding adenosine deaminase-like protein isoform X1, with protein sequence MMAAPELSRFYKELPKVELHAHLNGSISSATMKKLMAQKPDLQVHYGMTMIDKGEKRSLEECFQMFEIIHQVTNRTEDILMVTKDVVQEFAADGVKYLELRSTPRDEQTTGMTKRMYVEAVLEGVRQCKEDGLDIEVRFLLSVDRRGGPTVAKETVKLAKDFLLSTDGVVVGLDLSGDPTAGHGKDFLEPLLEAKNSGLMLALHLSEIPNKEEETKLLLGLPPDRIGHGTFLHSSSTASQDLVQLVRQNRTPLELCLTSNLKGQTVPSSDQHHFRFWYKTGHPIVLCTDDKGVFATDLSREYQLVADTFQLSKTQIWDLSYDAINYIFASSHTTAKLKEQWHQLKPSLLE
- the ADAL gene encoding adenosine deaminase-like protein isoform X2, which encodes MFEIIHQVTNRTEDILMVTKDVVQEFAADGVKYLELRSTPRDEQTTGMTKRMYVEAVLEGVRQCKEDGLDIEVRFLLSVDRRGGPTVAKETVKLAKDFLLSTDGVVVGLDLSGDPTAGHGKDFLEPLLEAKNSGLMLALHLSEIPNKEEETKLLLGLPPDRIGHGTFLHSSSTASQDLVQLVRQNRTPLELCLTSNLKGQTVPSSDQHHFRFWYKTGHPIVLCTDDKGVFATDLSREYQLVADTFQLSKTQIWDLSYDAINYIFASSHTTAKLKEQWHQLKPSLLE